A window of Aeromicrobium sp. Root236 contains these coding sequences:
- a CDS encoding transglutaminase-like domain-containing protein, with product MTPLGRPVVSLSFYAEQSAFSDPGELAHLYGDMPRDPAQLARIARDVMIHRVEGHLFEHTHPIDRLHDDAETRYLDDILRIVIGRNDASLTVRREPADRFVGTCRDFTLLHVSLLRHAGVPARSRSGFADYFGSDGFHHDHMVTEYWDEERGWLLADAQLADPAITASWPVDFDPMDIPRSRFLVAGEAWRAIRDEGADETTFGLHPPGEGPLFGERFVAGNIRLDLAALNKVETLLWDVWGEDGGEPDTPLSRPSQEFYDQVAPIVSGNVSFEAVRKLFAENDVLRTPATVTCYAPFNGAHLVTLR from the coding sequence ATGACGCCCCTCGGGAGGCCTGTCGTGTCCCTATCCTTCTACGCCGAGCAGAGCGCTTTCTCCGACCCGGGTGAGCTCGCTCATCTGTACGGTGACATGCCCCGCGACCCAGCTCAGCTGGCGCGTATCGCACGCGATGTGATGATCCATCGCGTCGAGGGTCACCTCTTTGAACACACCCACCCGATCGACAGGCTCCACGACGACGCCGAGACCCGCTACTTGGACGACATCCTGCGGATCGTCATCGGGCGGAACGACGCTTCGTTGACCGTGCGGCGCGAGCCCGCTGACCGGTTCGTCGGTACCTGCCGGGACTTCACGCTGCTGCACGTCTCGCTGCTTCGCCATGCCGGCGTCCCGGCCCGCTCGCGATCGGGGTTCGCGGACTACTTCGGCTCGGACGGCTTCCATCACGACCACATGGTCACCGAGTACTGGGACGAGGAGCGGGGTTGGCTGCTGGCGGACGCTCAGCTGGCCGACCCCGCGATCACCGCCAGCTGGCCCGTGGACTTCGATCCGATGGACATTCCCCGGTCACGGTTCCTGGTCGCCGGTGAGGCCTGGCGGGCGATCCGCGATGAGGGAGCGGACGAGACGACCTTCGGGCTGCATCCACCGGGGGAGGGGCCGTTGTTCGGTGAACGCTTCGTGGCGGGCAACATCAGGCTCGACCTCGCCGCGCTGAACAAGGTGGAGACGCTGTTGTGGGATGTGTGGGGCGAGGACGGGGGAGAGCCGGACACGCCGTTGTCGCGGCCCTCTCAAGAGTTCTACGACCAGGTGGCGCCGATCGTCAGCGGCAACGTGTCCTTCGAGGCAGTGCGCAAGCTGTTCGCCGAGAACGACGTGTTGCGGACACCGGCCACGGTCACCTGTTACGCGCCGTTCAACGGAGCACACCTCGTCACCCTGCGTTGA
- a CDS encoding LLM class flavin-dependent oxidoreductase, whose protein sequence is MRFGVVTPVLDSPARWRDEVRRIADLGYSTLLMPDVPGWQPAPGPALAVAASLTDLRVGTWVCASPLRPASTLAWETHSLSELTDGRYDLGIGTGRPGLEDLLRELGLPALSPGERLTRIRDTVALLREYDGPDRHTPVVMAVRGPKARALAAEIADIVTFVMAPDATRDEVVRMAQELRAVRDVPVALHVSVVGDVVAPFMAGPDTDPAVLRAEDSPAILPADPGAAVEELLRCREEIGATYVVIGSNSAETMAPVVARLADS, encoded by the coding sequence GTGCGCTTCGGAGTGGTGACCCCCGTCCTGGACAGCCCGGCGAGGTGGCGAGACGAGGTCCGCCGCATCGCCGACCTCGGCTACTCCACGCTGCTGATGCCTGATGTGCCCGGATGGCAGCCGGCGCCCGGCCCGGCCCTGGCCGTTGCCGCGAGTCTCACGGACCTTCGAGTGGGCACGTGGGTCTGTGCCTCGCCGCTGCGCCCGGCCTCGACGTTGGCCTGGGAAACGCACTCCCTGTCGGAGCTCACCGATGGGCGGTACGACCTCGGGATCGGGACCGGCCGACCTGGCCTCGAGGACCTGCTGCGCGAGCTCGGGCTGCCCGCGCTCTCACCGGGCGAACGGCTGACCCGCATACGGGACACCGTCGCGTTGCTGCGTGAGTACGACGGCCCGGACCGGCACACCCCCGTGGTGATGGCCGTTCGCGGCCCGAAGGCGCGAGCGCTCGCCGCCGAGATCGCCGACATCGTCACGTTCGTGATGGCACCGGATGCCACACGAGACGAGGTGGTCCGCATGGCACAAGAGCTCCGAGCTGTGCGTGACGTACCCGTCGCTCTGCACGTATCGGTCGTGGGCGATGTCGTCGCGCCGTTCATGGCCGGCCCGGACACCGACCCGGCCGTGCTGCGCGCGGAGGACTCGCCGGCGATCCTGCCGGCCGATCCCGGCGCCGCTGTCGAGGAGCTGCTGCGATGCCGGGAGGAGATCGGCGCCACCTATGTGGTCATCGGCTCCAACTCCGCCGAGACCATGGCACCCGTCGTCGCGCGGCTCGCAGACAGCTAG
- a CDS encoding VOC family protein, protein MSLFITCPVDNVERATAFYTAIGWTLNPEMSDHNVSCFAIAPEQYVMLGSREMYADIGGTEDLIGGPDTPSKVTVSFDLGSREAVDELVKRAGDAGGRIGDTDDYPFMYQRQFDDPDGYHYSPFWMKPDTDPTA, encoded by the coding sequence ATGAGCCTCTTCATCACCTGCCCTGTCGACAACGTCGAGCGCGCGACTGCCTTCTACACCGCTATCGGCTGGACCCTGAATCCCGAGATGTCCGACCACAACGTGTCGTGCTTCGCCATCGCACCTGAGCAGTACGTCATGCTGGGCAGCCGCGAGATGTACGCCGACATCGGTGGCACCGAGGATCTGATCGGCGGACCGGACACGCCATCGAAGGTCACAGTCTCCTTCGACCTTGGCAGCCGCGAGGCCGTCGACGAGCTGGTCAAACGAGCGGGCGACGCCGGGGGCCGTATCGGTGACACCGACGACTACCCGTTCATGTATCAGCGCCAGTTCGACGACCCCGACGGCTACCACTACTCGCCGTTCTGGATGAAGCCGGACACCGACCCGACGGCGTGA
- a CDS encoding aldehyde reductase: MTDDQVLVTGGTGFLGTHVIAQLLQSGYLVRATVRDLSRESELREALSRAGVQGEVSVELVAADLSEDTGWSDAVRGARYVLHVASPFPPAMPDSDDDVIRPARDGALRVLRASRDAGVDRVVMTSSFAAAGYGHEPTDEAFDEHSWTNVNAPLSAYIRSKTLAERAAWDFMESQGGDLGLAVINPVGIFGPPLTADLSASIGLAHQMMTAMAAVPRLATTVVDVRDAADLHLRAMTNPAAAGERFLASTGEPLPFQQIAEILRAAVGHESPQLPLLPDEVVREAAKTDPGMAGMVGELGKVRRVSNEKARTVLGWDPRSNI; encoded by the coding sequence ATGACTGACGACCAGGTACTCGTCACCGGAGGCACTGGCTTCTTGGGCACTCACGTGATTGCTCAGCTGCTCCAGTCCGGCTATCTTGTCCGCGCCACAGTGCGCGATCTGAGCCGTGAGTCCGAGCTTCGTGAGGCGCTGTCCCGCGCGGGCGTTCAGGGCGAGGTCTCGGTCGAGCTTGTCGCCGCGGACTTGTCCGAAGACACTGGTTGGTCAGACGCCGTCCGAGGGGCCCGTTACGTCCTGCACGTGGCTTCTCCGTTTCCGCCCGCGATGCCGGACAGCGACGACGATGTGATTCGTCCTGCCCGTGATGGTGCGCTGCGTGTACTGCGTGCCTCACGCGACGCTGGCGTTGACCGGGTTGTGATGACGTCGTCGTTCGCCGCTGCGGGCTACGGACATGAGCCGACAGATGAAGCGTTCGACGAACACAGCTGGACCAATGTGAACGCACCGCTCAGCGCCTACATCCGATCAAAGACCTTGGCTGAGCGTGCTGCCTGGGACTTCATGGAGTCCCAAGGCGGCGATTTAGGACTGGCGGTCATCAACCCTGTCGGCATATTTGGCCCGCCCCTGACAGCAGACTTGTCCGCATCCATCGGACTCGCGCATCAGATGATGACCGCCATGGCCGCGGTTCCGCGACTCGCCACCACAGTGGTCGACGTCCGCGACGCGGCAGACCTGCACCTACGGGCCATGACCAACCCAGCCGCCGCTGGCGAACGCTTCTTGGCATCGACCGGTGAACCCTTGCCGTTCCAGCAGATTGCAGAGATCCTGCGCGCGGCCGTCGGACACGAATCCCCACAACTGCCGCTCCTTCCCGACGAGGTCGTACGGGAAGCGGCCAAGACCGATCCCGGCATGGCAGGCATGGTCGGCGAACTGGGGAAGGTACGTCGAGTGTCGAACGAGAAAGCCCGTACCGTCCTTGGTTGGGACCCACGCTCAAACATATAA
- a CDS encoding helix-turn-helix domain-containing protein: MSDLAAALRVVGARWALLIVERLLQGPQRYGDLQRDLGVPTNMLATRLRELEAAGVLYRLPLRHNTRAYALTDRGLALQDAIAALSRWGAGED; encoded by the coding sequence GTGAGCGACCTCGCGGCGGCTCTCCGTGTCGTCGGAGCTCGGTGGGCTCTCCTGATCGTGGAGAGGCTGCTCCAGGGGCCGCAGCGCTACGGCGATCTGCAGCGCGATCTCGGAGTGCCGACGAACATGCTCGCCACCCGCCTACGCGAGCTCGAGGCTGCCGGTGTCCTCTACCGACTACCGCTTCGGCACAACACCCGCGCCTACGCGCTGACCGATCGCGGGCTCGCGTTGCAGGACGCGATAGCCGCACTCTCACGCTGGGGCGCCGGGGAGGACTGA
- a CDS encoding alpha/beta fold hydrolase codes for MTAITTHAIDAPGAVLTYDVRSGKDADKTALVMVGSPMGAAGFTTLAGYFTDRTVVTYDPRQSERSKLTSDTDPTPETHADDIHRVIKAAVGSGPVDVLASSGGAVNMLAFVAAHPNVVRTLVAHEPPLISALPDQEAAFAAIHDVQDTYERDGLGPAMAKFLALIMHSGEVPADWPDRPTPDPAQFGLPTEDDGSREDPMLGRGHIIHTTGYEPDYDAIKAAPTRVVLAYGIESEGLITQRSAVAVADALGIAATRFPSNHGGFLGGEYGQTGNPEAFAAKLREVLDG; via the coding sequence ATGACTGCAATCACAACTCATGCGATCGACGCGCCCGGCGCCGTACTGACCTACGACGTCCGCTCCGGAAAGGACGCGGACAAGACCGCACTCGTGATGGTCGGTTCGCCGATGGGTGCCGCCGGTTTCACCACCTTGGCCGGCTACTTCACCGACCGCACCGTGGTTACCTACGACCCAAGGCAGAGCGAGCGCAGCAAACTCACCTCCGACACGGATCCAACCCCGGAGACGCACGCCGACGACATTCACAGGGTGATCAAGGCCGCAGTGGGTTCCGGCCCGGTCGACGTCCTGGCGAGCAGCGGTGGCGCGGTAAACATGCTGGCGTTCGTGGCGGCGCATCCTAACGTTGTTCGCACCCTCGTCGCCCACGAACCACCGCTCATCTCGGCATTGCCCGACCAGGAAGCAGCGTTTGCTGCCATACACGATGTCCAGGACACGTACGAGCGAGATGGTCTGGGTCCGGCAATGGCCAAGTTCCTAGCCCTGATCATGCACAGCGGCGAGGTCCCCGCCGACTGGCCTGATCGGCCCACTCCCGACCCGGCCCAGTTCGGGTTGCCGACAGAGGACGACGGCTCGCGGGAGGATCCGATGCTCGGCCGCGGCCACATTATTCACACAACCGGATACGAACCCGATTACGACGCCATCAAGGCTGCACCGACCCGGGTTGTCCTGGCGTACGGCATCGAGTCGGAAGGCTTGATCACGCAACGCAGCGCGGTCGCCGTCGCCGATGCCCTCGGGATTGCGGCGACCAGATTCCCGAGCAACCATGGCGGCTTTCTGGGCGGGGAGTACGGCCAGACCGGCAACCCTGAGGCGTTCGCGGCCAAGCTGCGCGAGGTGCTCGACGGCTGA
- a CDS encoding TetR/AcrR family transcriptional regulator, translating into MTRAEQAERTRQAVLLTARELFAARGFAGTSLQDIADAMDVRKANVYYYFKTKAAILDALLDERVIALESMLDHAESESSIQARRELVVTGYVDEVVKAYRTVAPVDFADPAVRSQPEVAERLDALTGRFATALFGQQPTVDQLAGLAVLQDLKPVLRTLDRLPDEELRHALRRLCQRLLT; encoded by the coding sequence ATGACAAGAGCCGAGCAAGCCGAGCGGACCAGGCAGGCCGTGTTGCTCACTGCTCGTGAGCTATTTGCTGCTCGCGGTTTCGCCGGTACGTCGCTGCAGGACATCGCCGACGCCATGGATGTGCGCAAGGCGAACGTCTACTACTACTTCAAGACCAAGGCCGCGATCCTCGATGCGCTCCTCGATGAGCGAGTGATCGCATTGGAGTCGATGCTCGACCATGCTGAGTCAGAGTCTTCGATCCAAGCGCGTCGCGAACTGGTTGTCACCGGATACGTGGACGAGGTGGTCAAGGCGTACCGCACGGTCGCACCAGTCGACTTCGCTGACCCCGCGGTGCGCTCCCAACCGGAGGTCGCCGAACGGTTGGATGCGCTAACAGGGCGATTCGCGACTGCGCTGTTCGGTCAGCAGCCCACGGTGGACCAACTCGCCGGCCTCGCAGTGCTGCAGGACCTCAAACCCGTGCTGCGCACACTCGACCGACTACCTGACGAGGAATTGCGACACGCGCTCCGGCGCCTTTGTCAGCGATTGCTGACGTGA
- a CDS encoding alpha/beta fold hydrolase codes for MTGRIRRLKQFVEVTSSGRRTLHVGSGEPLVLLHMGANPWSKWELVIPYLADRFEIIAPTLAGWEGGNPLAGPITLDDLTCGVVEEMDRAGFQSAHIIGCSLGGLAALGVAREGRARSALAMCPAGGSNQEQTQRLVKHFDMLNNLSLPQRLLVPVVLSSARMRRIALRAVLDDGGRISARQAIQIRRNSAKGDWANLLPGFSAFRLESTPEAPVPFMLAWGEKDRFTPMVHEQPLWLEAVPHAESHVLSGVGHLPMFDDPDQTALLMRGWLDRHVSASAVESAGQPD; via the coding sequence ATGACGGGGCGGATCCGCCGCCTCAAGCAGTTTGTCGAGGTGACGAGCAGCGGTCGACGGACACTTCATGTCGGGTCCGGGGAGCCGCTCGTGCTGCTCCACATGGGCGCGAATCCGTGGAGCAAGTGGGAGCTGGTGATTCCCTACCTCGCCGACCGGTTCGAGATCATTGCGCCGACCCTCGCGGGTTGGGAGGGCGGGAACCCGCTGGCCGGTCCGATCACCTTGGACGACCTGACCTGCGGCGTCGTCGAGGAGATGGACCGTGCGGGGTTCCAGTCCGCCCACATCATCGGTTGCTCTCTCGGTGGCCTCGCTGCCCTTGGCGTTGCGAGGGAGGGAAGGGCGCGCAGCGCCCTCGCCATGTGCCCGGCCGGCGGCTCGAACCAGGAGCAGACCCAGCGGCTCGTGAAGCATTTCGACATGCTGAACAATCTGTCGTTGCCGCAGCGTCTGCTCGTGCCGGTCGTCCTCTCGTCCGCGCGCATGAGGCGGATCGCCCTACGGGCGGTGCTCGACGACGGTGGCCGGATCTCAGCTCGACAAGCCATCCAGATTCGCAGGAACAGTGCGAAGGGCGACTGGGCGAACCTGCTTCCGGGATTCTCCGCTTTTCGCCTTGAATCAACGCCTGAAGCGCCCGTGCCGTTCATGCTGGCATGGGGCGAGAAGGACCGCTTCACGCCGATGGTCCACGAGCAGCCTCTATGGCTCGAGGCTGTCCCCCATGCCGAGTCCCACGTCCTGTCGGGGGTCGGCCACCTGCCCATGTTCGACGACCCCGACCAGACGGCACTGCTGATGCGCGGTTGGCTGGACCGTCACGTATCGGCGTCTGCGGTCGAGTCCGCTGGCCAGCCCGACTAG
- a CDS encoding PadR family transcriptional regulator codes for MSATKVLVLGVVHLSGGAHGYQVRSELQSWGVESWAKIKPGSIYHALKKAAADGLLTEHAEPGNSGPERVLYRVTARGRDEIVDLVRHGLRRTHDPTMLNASIAMLPMLTRTDAIAHVNERVARLEAELVEQAKWRERPNPDIPEHVRDQAELWAGHARTELEWAKSLSKRLAEGAYTMADDPGSWRTVH; via the coding sequence ATGTCGGCGACGAAGGTCCTGGTACTCGGTGTCGTGCACCTCTCCGGCGGCGCGCATGGCTACCAGGTGCGGTCCGAGCTGCAGAGCTGGGGCGTGGAGAGTTGGGCCAAGATCAAGCCCGGCTCGATCTATCACGCGCTGAAGAAGGCGGCGGCTGATGGCCTCCTCACCGAACACGCCGAGCCGGGCAACTCCGGACCGGAGCGCGTTCTGTACCGCGTAACAGCTCGGGGACGTGACGAGATAGTTGACCTGGTCCGCCACGGTCTGCGGCGCACGCATGACCCCACCATGCTCAACGCGTCGATCGCCATGTTGCCCATGCTGACCAGGACAGATGCCATCGCGCACGTCAACGAGCGGGTCGCGCGCCTGGAAGCGGAGCTCGTAGAGCAGGCCAAGTGGCGGGAGCGCCCGAACCCCGACATTCCCGAACACGTCCGCGATCAGGCCGAACTGTGGGCGGGACATGCACGCACCGAACTGGAGTGGGCGAAGAGCCTGAGCAAACGACTGGCTGAGGGCGCCTACACCATGGCCGATGATCCGGGTTCGTGGCGAACAGTCCACTAA
- a CDS encoding class I SAM-dependent methyltransferase, translating to MTEVSRFYSGSGGLVEAISSALDAAGLDREALRPVDLAPVDEFHIRGRAATLEIIEALGLSANSHVLDLGSGLGGPARTLAEVTGCTVTGVDLTSEFCEVATALSEWTGVSDRTRFHVGDATDTSLPDGAVDAALTVHVAMNIPDKAALYAEAFRVLEPGGRFVAYDVLQGEGGDVKYPVPWANDSSTSFLATPEDMRELLHEAGFEVISEVDSSDESLVWFQQMRARIERDGPPPVTFSAFLGDAFGQMAANQVANLAERRIRTVMFACSRPL from the coding sequence ATGACCGAGGTTTCGCGGTTCTACAGCGGCTCGGGTGGTCTGGTCGAGGCCATCAGCTCCGCTCTGGATGCGGCCGGCTTGGACCGCGAAGCTCTCAGACCGGTGGACCTCGCTCCGGTCGATGAGTTCCACATCCGCGGCCGCGCGGCGACGTTGGAGATCATCGAGGCCCTGGGTCTGAGCGCCAACTCTCACGTGCTCGACCTCGGCAGCGGATTGGGCGGTCCGGCCCGGACATTGGCCGAGGTGACCGGGTGCACGGTCACCGGAGTCGACCTCACCTCCGAATTCTGCGAGGTGGCGACGGCACTCTCGGAGTGGACGGGGGTGTCCGACCGCACGCGCTTCCACGTGGGGGACGCAACGGATACCAGTCTCCCTGATGGTGCCGTCGACGCGGCATTGACCGTCCATGTGGCGATGAACATCCCGGACAAGGCAGCGCTCTACGCCGAGGCGTTCCGGGTGCTCGAACCCGGCGGCAGGTTCGTCGCGTACGACGTGTTGCAGGGTGAAGGCGGCGACGTCAAGTACCCGGTGCCGTGGGCCAACGACTCGTCGACGAGCTTTCTCGCGACCCCGGAAGACATGCGCGAGCTGCTCCACGAAGCGGGCTTCGAGGTCATCTCGGAGGTCGATTCCTCCGACGAAAGCCTCGTCTGGTTCCAGCAGATGCGCGCCCGGATCGAACGAGACGGACCACCGCCGGTCACCTTCTCGGCATTCCTCGGCGATGCATTCGGGCAGATGGCCGCGAACCAAGTGGCCAACCTCGCCGAGAGACGCATCCGCACCGTCATGTTCGCGTGCTCGCGACCGCTCTGA
- a CDS encoding adenylate/guanylate cyclase domain-containing protein yields the protein MTPPDTKYIDREGAGLAFQVFGTGPGEFVYYGSEIMHLDLLWADPHTEANLGAVARNGRIALFQRRGLGLSDRIDYVPTLEQQADDIIAVMDAAGMQRAVIGAPGSACGPAALVAARYPERVAGVCLWMPFPQAVDGSCDDPWASEAEIASMAEVIRHVADNWGRGRTMDMWNAEMRSANNRRLMAMLERSSMSPTEARAHWGWSAGLDFTHLLPAIQAPTRVLIQDGGVSPLSWSERMVAEMPNATLHVMPAPAPGSSIGEAYYPVVMHLLELALGPKRAAEDNRFFGTVLFTDLVSSTKLLAEIGDSEYQRLRSIHEHAVKAAVSDADGQVLDFSGDGSLSLLDMPGVAVHCAERIAREASAAGIGVRCGVHAGELQRELGRVTGLNVHVGARVMGAAGAGEVYVSRTVRDLVIGSGLEFDRVGEKRLKGVPGVWELYRFDEVRSPQSIPLTDSQTPMDKVAVHAARRAPRLMRAMARFANATDRGARVS from the coding sequence GTGACGCCCCCCGACACGAAATACATCGATCGTGAGGGTGCAGGTCTGGCATTCCAAGTCTTCGGGACGGGGCCCGGAGAGTTCGTCTACTACGGCAGCGAGATCATGCATCTCGATTTGTTGTGGGCCGACCCGCACACCGAAGCGAACCTCGGCGCCGTGGCGCGCAACGGTCGCATCGCCCTTTTCCAGCGGCGCGGCCTCGGCTTGTCCGACCGGATCGACTACGTGCCGACGCTCGAGCAGCAGGCTGACGACATCATCGCGGTCATGGATGCCGCTGGCATGCAGCGGGCCGTCATCGGCGCACCTGGAAGTGCCTGCGGTCCGGCCGCGCTGGTTGCTGCGCGCTACCCCGAACGCGTCGCAGGTGTGTGCCTTTGGATGCCGTTCCCCCAAGCCGTCGACGGGTCGTGTGACGACCCGTGGGCGAGTGAAGCCGAGATCGCGTCGATGGCGGAAGTGATCCGTCACGTCGCCGACAACTGGGGTCGCGGGCGGACCATGGACATGTGGAACGCCGAGATGCGATCCGCCAACAACCGTCGGTTGATGGCCATGCTGGAGCGCAGCTCGATGTCGCCGACCGAAGCGCGTGCGCACTGGGGCTGGTCCGCCGGACTCGACTTCACGCACCTCCTGCCCGCGATCCAGGCACCGACCCGAGTGCTGATCCAGGACGGGGGTGTCAGCCCGTTGTCCTGGAGCGAGCGGATGGTCGCGGAGATGCCGAACGCGACCCTGCACGTGATGCCGGCACCAGCGCCGGGCTCCTCGATCGGCGAGGCGTACTACCCCGTGGTCATGCACCTCCTCGAGCTGGCGTTGGGGCCCAAGAGGGCGGCCGAGGACAACCGCTTCTTCGGCACGGTCCTCTTCACCGACCTGGTGTCATCGACCAAGCTGCTGGCCGAGATCGGCGACAGCGAATACCAGCGGTTGAGGTCCATCCACGAGCACGCGGTGAAGGCGGCGGTGTCCGACGCCGACGGGCAGGTGCTGGACTTCAGCGGAGACGGATCTCTCAGCCTGCTCGACATGCCGGGTGTCGCCGTCCACTGCGCCGAGCGCATTGCGCGAGAGGCCAGCGCTGCCGGCATCGGAGTTCGCTGCGGTGTGCACGCCGGGGAGCTGCAGCGGGAGCTCGGCCGCGTCACCGGTCTCAACGTCCACGTCGGCGCGCGGGTCATGGGTGCCGCAGGGGCCGGCGAGGTGTACGTCTCGCGGACGGTTCGCGACCTGGTGATCGGCTCGGGACTGGAGTTCGATCGGGTCGGTGAAAAGCGACTCAAAGGCGTACCCGGCGTGTGGGAGCTGTACCGGTTCGATGAAGTGCGCAGCCCTCAGAGCATCCCACTCACCGACTCCCAGACGCCGATGGACAAGGTCGCCGTCCATGCCGCCCGCCGCGCGCCTCGCCTGATGCGTGCGATGGCCAGGTTCGCGAACGCGACCGATCGGGGAGCCCGCGTCTCATGA
- a CDS encoding NADP-dependent oxidoreductase, with translation MSHAMVITEFGGPDVLQWREVQAPEPQRGEVAIRVKAAGVGPTDLHIRAGHLIGVFPQQAGDVLGFEAAGVIEAVGEGVDATLGDEVSALLPAQGGYGERVTTSVWYPKPPSVSWDAAAALPASAEAAVGTLHEIRAAQGETLVVLGAAGSVGLIIVQLAHADGIRVIGVASQRDEQLIREVGGEFVPYGDRVFDRIEGPVDAVIDAAGHGGLTDAVARVGDPTRVVTLTGGPEVATSGALMSHPGPDRAPDALALTMPMIADGTLRLKQRKVLPLAEAAEAHRLLESGETNEKIVLVLE, from the coding sequence ATGTCGCACGCAATGGTGATCACGGAGTTCGGCGGCCCGGACGTGTTGCAATGGCGGGAGGTGCAAGCCCCTGAGCCGCAGCGGGGTGAGGTGGCCATCCGCGTGAAGGCTGCCGGAGTCGGCCCGACGGATCTGCACATCCGTGCTGGACATCTGATCGGCGTCTTCCCTCAACAAGCAGGCGACGTGCTCGGCTTCGAGGCTGCGGGCGTCATCGAGGCCGTCGGAGAAGGCGTCGACGCAACCCTCGGCGACGAAGTATCAGCCCTGCTACCTGCGCAGGGTGGTTACGGCGAGCGGGTGACGACATCGGTCTGGTATCCCAAGCCCCCGTCGGTGAGCTGGGATGCCGCGGCCGCATTGCCCGCATCCGCAGAGGCTGCCGTCGGGACCTTGCATGAGATTCGTGCTGCTCAGGGCGAGACGCTGGTCGTGCTGGGCGCGGCCGGCTCAGTCGGTTTGATCATCGTGCAGTTGGCTCACGCGGACGGCATTCGAGTCATCGGAGTGGCAAGCCAACGGGACGAACAGCTCATCCGTGAAGTGGGCGGTGAATTTGTGCCCTACGGCGACCGAGTTTTCGACCGGATCGAGGGACCCGTCGACGCTGTCATCGACGCGGCGGGACACGGCGGACTTACGGACGCGGTCGCGAGGGTTGGAGATCCCACCAGGGTCGTCACCCTGACCGGTGGACCCGAGGTTGCGACCTCCGGGGCCCTCATGTCACACCCAGGCCCCGACCGCGCGCCTGATGCACTAGCTCTGACAATGCCCATGATCGCCGATGGAACGCTCCGCCTCAAGCAGCGCAAGGTCCTGCCTCTCGCGGAGGCAGCCGAGGCGCACAGGTTGCTTGAGTCCGGGGAGACGAACGAAAAGATCGTGCTCGTTCTCGAATGA
- a CDS encoding dihydrofolate reductase family protein, which yields MAISVLDMSVSVDGFVADVNDYLGGEDGERLHAWADSRDPSRPVKQFEDEWNAAGAILAGRRTAELMDHWGGSHGGLPIFVPSHRPPPPAVRWGYPLVTYVSDGIESAMSQAKTAAGDKNVQVRGGNVAQRALEAGVLDEIQVHQVPVLLGSGRRLFDILPGLTELEIRDVIDTPEATHIRYAVRR from the coding sequence ATGGCAATCTCGGTGCTCGACATGTCAGTCTCGGTTGACGGCTTTGTCGCCGACGTCAACGACTACCTCGGTGGTGAGGACGGCGAGCGGCTCCACGCCTGGGCCGATTCGCGGGATCCCTCGCGCCCCGTCAAGCAGTTCGAGGACGAGTGGAACGCGGCGGGGGCGATCCTTGCCGGCCGCCGGACTGCGGAGCTCATGGACCACTGGGGCGGTTCGCACGGCGGGCTGCCCATCTTCGTCCCCAGCCATCGCCCGCCCCCGCCGGCTGTCCGCTGGGGCTACCCCTTGGTCACCTACGTCTCCGACGGCATCGAGAGTGCCATGTCGCAGGCGAAGACTGCCGCCGGCGACAAGAACGTCCAGGTCCGTGGAGGCAACGTCGCGCAACGCGCTCTTGAGGCTGGCGTCCTCGACGAGATCCAGGTCCACCAGGTCCCGGTCCTCTTGGGCAGCGGTCGCCGGCTCTTCGACATTCTGCCTGGACTCACCGAGCTCGAGATCCGTGACGTGATCGACACCCCCGAGGCGACTCACATCCGGTACGCCGTCCGCCGCTGA
- a CDS encoding DoxX family protein, which produces MSTILKNSSETVAHAPRRASSIAVWVLQVVLAAIIAGGGISKLAGDPVMVDMFADIGAGQWLRYLVGALEVAGGFGLLIPALAGLASLGLAALLTGAVITDQFVLEQSPWLPLALLVVAAVIARVRWSRTEAVVGTLLRR; this is translated from the coding sequence ATGAGCACCATCCTCAAGAACAGCTCGGAAACCGTTGCGCACGCGCCCAGGCGGGCGAGCAGCATCGCGGTCTGGGTTCTGCAAGTCGTGTTGGCGGCAATCATCGCCGGCGGCGGAATCTCGAAGCTCGCCGGCGACCCGGTCATGGTGGACATGTTCGCCGACATCGGGGCTGGCCAGTGGCTCCGGTACCTGGTCGGAGCGCTGGAGGTCGCGGGAGGGTTTGGACTTCTGATCCCGGCTCTGGCGGGCCTGGCCAGTCTCGGGTTGGCGGCATTGCTGACCGGTGCTGTCATCACCGATCAGTTCGTGCTCGAGCAGAGCCCTTGGCTGCCGCTCGCCCTTCTCGTCGTGGCGGCCGTGATCGCAAGGGTGCGGTGGTCGCGCACCGAGGCCGTCGTCGGCACGCTGCTCAGGCGCTGA